The following coding sequences lie in one Pseudomonadota bacterium genomic window:
- a CDS encoding methionine adenosyltransferase, translating to MSQSRNFYFTSESVTEGHPDKVADQISDAILDAILEQDPRGRVACEVLVHTGCIHVAGQITTNCYVDLARVARKTVREIGYTSTNYGLEADTCAVLVSIDEQSADIAMGVDRALESRSAKMTDAEVEALGAGDQGMMFGYACNETEEMMPMPITLAQRLARRLAEVRHNATLPYLRPDGKSQVTVKYENGKPVAIENIVISTQHSEDWTLEQIRADILEHVIKPVVPQGMLPADDKIYVNPTGRFVVGGPQGDSGLTGRKIIVDTYGGMARHGGGAFSGKDPTKVDRSAAYAARYVAKNIVAAGLAERCEIALAYAIGVAQPLNIEVETFGTAKVDEARIVELVRKNFDLRPGAIIRDLDLRRPIYKATAAYGHFGRLDLDLPWERTDRAETLRQQAGVAHSLAH from the coding sequence TTGAGCCAGTCCAGAAATTTCTACTTCACGTCGGAATCCGTGACAGAAGGGCATCCGGACAAGGTCGCCGACCAGATCTCAGATGCCATCCTCGACGCCATCCTCGAGCAAGACCCGCGCGGGCGCGTCGCCTGCGAGGTTCTCGTGCACACGGGCTGCATCCACGTCGCGGGGCAGATCACCACGAACTGCTACGTCGACCTCGCCCGCGTGGCCCGCAAGACGGTGCGCGAGATCGGCTACACCAGCACGAACTACGGCCTCGAGGCCGATACCTGCGCCGTTCTCGTCTCCATCGACGAGCAGTCGGCTGACATCGCGATGGGCGTCGATCGCGCCCTCGAGTCGCGGTCGGCCAAGATGACCGACGCCGAGGTCGAGGCGCTGGGCGCTGGCGACCAGGGAATGATGTTCGGCTACGCGTGCAACGAGACCGAGGAGATGATGCCGATGCCCATCACCCTCGCGCAGCGTCTCGCCCGTCGCCTCGCCGAGGTGCGTCACAACGCCACGCTGCCGTACCTGCGTCCCGACGGCAAGAGCCAGGTGACCGTGAAGTACGAGAACGGCAAGCCCGTTGCCATCGAGAACATCGTCATCAGCACCCAGCACTCCGAAGACTGGACGCTGGAACAGATCCGCGCCGACATCCTCGAGCACGTGATCAAGCCCGTCGTTCCGCAGGGCATGCTCCCGGCCGATGACAAGATCTACGTGAACCCCACCGGCCGCTTCGTGGTGGGTGGTCCGCAGGGTGACAGCGGTCTCACCGGTCGCAAGATCATCGTCGACACCTACGGCGGCATGGCCCGTCATGGTGGCGGCGCCTTCTCCGGCAAGGATCCCACAAAGGTCGACCGCAGCGCAGCCTACGCGGCTCGCTACGTCGCCAAGAACATCGTGGCCGCTGGGCTCGCCGAGCGCTGCGAGATCGCACTGGCGTACGCCATCGGCGTGGCGCAGCCGCTCAACATCGAGGTGGAGACCTTTGGCACCGCCAAGGTCGACGAGGCCCGCATCGTCGAGCTCGTGCGCAAGAACTTCGACCTGCGTCCGGGCGCCATCATCCGCGACCTCGATCTGCGTCGTCCGATCTACAAGGCCACCGCGGCCTACGGTCACTTCGGCCGTCTCGACCTCGACCTCCCGTGGGAGCGCACCGACCGCGCCGAGACCCTGCGCCAGCAGGCGGGCGTGGCCCACAGCCTCGCGCACTGA
- a CDS encoding type II secretion system F family protein: MPYETVEIPRPTEVDDHEVMRAVDRMAVFGYLGQMVNVGIPLARALDSIAEQYPDGHTRAVLSRLGLELRHGAALSTAMRRFPGSFSALHVGVIAAGETSGRLAPCLQRLARHEERWFSLTRQVRAMMVYPLFVFGAALVLITGLAQVLVSGVAPIVADAKIKMNPLSRLVFWVAGGLRNPAAWALVLAGGIVLGVALARWRRSPGGQRALERLVLRLPLVGEITRKIEAARVCESLATLHESGVAISRALIMTANACETEACRQALLDVESRVVNGMTLSEAFERSGFFHISVAHMVAVGETSGKLTSMLIRSAGYHDLEVRTALEQFAAALEPMMISGLGVLVAVIILLAFAPLYQLVSGLS, translated from the coding sequence TTGCCCTACGAGACCGTAGAGATTCCCCGGCCGACAGAGGTCGACGACCACGAGGTCATGCGCGCCGTCGACCGCATGGCGGTCTTCGGCTACCTGGGGCAGATGGTGAACGTGGGCATCCCCCTCGCGCGCGCGCTCGACTCCATCGCCGAGCAGTACCCAGACGGGCATACCCGCGCCGTGCTCTCGCGCCTCGGCCTCGAGCTCCGACACGGGGCGGCGCTCTCCACCGCGATGCGCCGCTTCCCCGGCTCGTTCTCTGCGCTTCACGTCGGCGTCATCGCCGCGGGGGAGACGAGCGGTCGACTGGCGCCCTGCCTGCAACGGCTCGCGCGTCATGAAGAGCGCTGGTTCTCGCTGACGCGACAGGTTCGCGCGATGATGGTGTACCCGCTCTTCGTCTTCGGTGCCGCCCTGGTTCTGATCACCGGTCTGGCTCAGGTTCTGGTGAGCGGTGTGGCGCCCATCGTGGCTGACGCGAAGATCAAGATGAACCCGCTCTCGAGGCTGGTGTTCTGGGTTGCAGGGGGGCTTCGAAATCCAGCGGCGTGGGCGCTCGTTCTTGCAGGAGGGATTGTTCTGGGGGTTGCGCTCGCGCGATGGCGTCGAAGTCCGGGAGGACAGCGCGCACTGGAGCGGCTGGTTCTGCGTCTCCCGCTGGTGGGCGAGATCACGCGCAAGATCGAGGCCGCCCGGGTGTGTGAGTCGCTGGCCACCTTGCACGAGAGCGGCGTGGCCATCTCGCGGGCGCTCATCATGACCGCGAACGCCTGCGAGACAGAGGCGTGTCGCCAGGCGCTGCTCGACGTGGAGAGCCGCGTGGTGAACGGGATGACTCTCTCGGAGGCGTTTGAGCGAAGTGGATTCTTCCACATCTCCGTGGCGCACATGGTGGCGGTGGGAGAGACTTCGGGCAAGCTCACGTCGATGCTGATCCGCTCCGCGGGCTACCACGATCTCGAGGTGCGGACGGCTCTCGAGCAGTTTGCCGCGGCGCTCGAGCCCATGATGATCTCAGGACTGGGCGTTCTCGTGGCCGTCATCATCCTGCTTGCGTTTGCGCCCCTCTATCAGCTCGTGTCTGGTCTCAGCTGA
- a CDS encoding GAF domain-containing protein yields the protein MTDRRADHELLAELDSGEITVQSAPPVSQSSEQRLTALVQLGRIINSILDLDQILEILIDQLVTLLNAERGFIMLVDPDSRGLSFRAARNVDRFTLDEPEFQISRSIVDQVYATQRPVLSFNAADDPRYCNSPSIAVFGLRAVICAPVRVKARVIGVIYLDNRLKNGAFLEGDLDFVTAFADQAAIAIDNANLDAEKRRIRDLFEGYVSRQVLDDILKRNDVELAGQRCVVTVMFCDIRGFTTLAEVLGPAALVSRLNQFYQEMGEIIFKHGGILFTYMGDAIMAVFGAPTRHDDDALHAIKAALDMCKRMDQLAAQWKAKGEPSFQIGIGLCTGEVIAGDVGFAKKREYTVIGDTVNVAARMEKLNKEFGSRIVMSTSTQEAVGHGLPVELLGRVEVRGKAEPMDVWSVPGFGARTRR from the coding sequence ATGACAGACCGGAGAGCCGACCATGAGCTGCTTGCAGAGCTCGACTCGGGTGAGATCACGGTTCAGTCGGCGCCACCTGTGTCGCAGAGCAGTGAGCAGCGCCTCACCGCACTCGTCCAGCTGGGGCGCATCATCAATTCCATTCTCGATCTCGATCAGATCCTCGAGATCCTCATCGACCAGCTCGTCACGCTGCTGAACGCGGAACGCGGCTTCATCATGCTGGTCGACCCTGACAGTCGCGGCTTGAGCTTTCGCGCGGCGCGCAACGTCGACCGCTTCACCCTCGACGAGCCCGAGTTCCAGATCAGCCGCAGCATCGTCGACCAGGTCTATGCCACGCAACGCCCGGTGCTCTCGTTCAACGCCGCCGACGATCCACGATATTGCAACAGCCCGAGCATCGCCGTCTTCGGGTTGCGCGCCGTGATCTGTGCGCCCGTGCGGGTCAAAGCGCGGGTCATCGGGGTCATCTACCTCGACAACCGTCTCAAGAACGGGGCTTTTCTCGAGGGTGACCTCGATTTTGTCACCGCCTTTGCAGACCAGGCTGCCATTGCGATCGACAACGCGAATCTCGACGCCGAGAAGCGTCGCATCCGTGATCTCTTCGAAGGATATGTCTCCCGACAGGTTCTCGACGACATCTTGAAGCGAAACGATGTCGAGCTGGCGGGGCAGCGCTGTGTGGTCACCGTGATGTTCTGTGATATCAGGGGGTTCACCACGCTGGCAGAGGTTCTCGGCCCCGCGGCCCTCGTGTCGCGTCTCAACCAGTTCTACCAGGAGATGGGCGAGATCATCTTCAAGCACGGCGGCATTCTCTTCACCTACATGGGAGACGCCATCATGGCGGTGTTCGGCGCGCCAACCCGTCACGACGACGACGCCCTGCACGCCATCAAAGCGGCGCTCGACATGTGCAAGCGCATGGATCAGCTTGCGGCGCAGTGGAAGGCAAAGGGGGAGCCCTCGTTCCAGATCGGCATCGGGCTGTGCACGGGTGAGGTCATCGCGGGTGACGTGGGCTTCGCCAAGAAGCGGGAGTACACGGTCATCGGAGACACGGTGAACGTTGCGGCGCGCATGGAGAAGCTGAACAAGGAGTTCGGCTCGCGCATCGTCATGAGCACCTCGACGCAGGAGGCCGTGGGGCACGGCCTTCCTGTCGAGCTCCTGGGGCGGGTCGAGGTGCGGGGCAAGGCCGAGCCGATGGATGTCTGGAGCGTGCCGGGCTTCGGCGCGCGCACGAGGCGCTAG